A window of the Parabacteroides merdae ATCC 43184 genome harbors these coding sequences:
- a CDS encoding efflux transporter outer membrane subunit — MKRNIYIFIVLSLALALPSCKIGKKYARPELDLPEEIVAGADTASIDSISWQSLYVDTTLQRLITIALDNNKDMKIAVAKVKEMIASKRITFADQFPEIGARIYGQKERLNYGGDNPKPDSEYGAKLALSWELDLWGNLRWANEAGIAAYLQSVEARHALQMTLVAEVAAAYYELCALDQEQDIVRHTLAARREGVRLAKLRFEGGLTSETSYSQAQVELARTETLLPSLEQKIKIKENDLAFLLGQYSGDIPRGLPLREQHLLETLPVGLPSSLLERRPDMRQAEQKLREANAGVGVAQTDLFPKISLTGNLGFENEELTNFIKSPAWFLAGDLLQPLFAMGKNKAKLKAARARYEQEVYNYQKSVLSVFKEVNNAIVTIRKAKEVRMSYEKLLNAADTYLQLAQLQYINGVTSYMDVLDAQRGLLDAQLSLNKAMLDELLSTVYLYKALGGGWE, encoded by the coding sequence ATGAAACGAAATATCTATATATTCATAGTCCTGTCCCTTGCGTTGGCTCTTCCTTCCTGCAAGATCGGCAAGAAGTACGCTCGTCCGGAACTGGATCTTCCGGAAGAGATTGTGGCAGGAGCGGATACAGCTTCGATAGACAGCATCTCTTGGCAGAGCCTGTATGTCGATACGACTTTGCAACGTCTGATTACCATCGCTCTCGATAATAATAAAGACATGAAGATCGCTGTTGCGAAGGTTAAGGAGATGATCGCTTCGAAACGGATCACCTTTGCCGATCAGTTCCCGGAAATAGGAGCCCGGATTTATGGACAGAAAGAACGCTTGAATTACGGAGGTGATAACCCAAAACCTGATTCTGAATACGGAGCCAAACTGGCTCTCTCGTGGGAATTGGACCTGTGGGGGAATCTTCGTTGGGCAAACGAAGCGGGAATTGCTGCCTATCTGCAATCGGTGGAAGCACGTCACGCCTTGCAGATGACATTGGTAGCGGAAGTGGCTGCTGCTTATTATGAACTTTGTGCACTCGATCAGGAACAAGATATCGTACGCCATACATTGGCTGCCCGTCGCGAAGGCGTCCGCTTAGCCAAACTGCGCTTCGAAGGTGGTCTGACTTCCGAGACGTCCTATAGCCAGGCACAGGTGGAACTGGCACGTACGGAGACCTTGCTTCCTTCACTTGAACAGAAGATTAAAATAAAGGAGAATGACCTTGCTTTCCTGCTTGGACAGTATTCGGGGGATATCCCGCGTGGATTGCCTTTACGTGAACAGCATTTGCTGGAGACATTGCCGGTCGGTTTGCCTTCTTCCTTGCTAGAACGGCGTCCGGACATGCGGCAAGCCGAGCAGAAACTGCGTGAAGCGAATGCTGGGGTAGGAGTGGCTCAAACCGATCTTTTTCCAAAGATCAGCTTGACTGGTAATTTGGGTTTTGAAAACGAAGAACTGACGAATTTCATTAAGAGTCCTGCTTGGTTCCTTGCTGGCGATTTGCTACAACCGTTGTTTGCTATGGGTAAGAACAAAGCGAAGCTGAAGGCGGCCCGTGCTCGCTATGAGCAGGAAGTATATAATTACCAGAAGAGCGTGCTCAGTGTTTTTAAGGAAGTCAACAATGCAATTGTCACGATCCGCAAGGCAAAGGAGGTTCGCATGTCATACGAGAAATTGCTCAATGCTGCTGATACTTACCTTCAGCTGGCACAATTGCAGTACATCAACGGTGTCACTAGCTATATGGACGTTCTTGATGCCCAGCGTGGTTTGCTTGACGCCCAACTCAGTCTGAACAAGGCGATGCTTGACGAACTGCTGTCAACGGTCTATCTTTACAAGGCGTTAGGAGGAGGCTGGGAATAA
- a CDS encoding nitroreductase family protein, translating to MESFATLIKSRKSTRKFTDQLLNPEQVEMILKAALMAPASKRKNPWQFVVVEDKEMLAKLSVCKPAGAAFLKDCALAVVVLANVMESDVWVEDASIASIYMQLQAEDLGLGSCWCQIRNRQMEDDTDAAQYVRGLLDVPYQLDVLSIIGIGYKDQERKPFDESHLQWEKIHLGTFRMPIENEQGKV from the coding sequence ATGGAAAGTTTCGCAACATTAATAAAGAGCAGAAAAAGTACCCGTAAATTCACGGATCAGTTACTGAATCCGGAGCAGGTGGAAATGATATTGAAAGCCGCTTTGATGGCACCGGCTTCCAAACGGAAAAATCCCTGGCAGTTTGTTGTCGTGGAGGATAAGGAAATGTTGGCCAAGTTGTCAGTATGCAAACCGGCAGGTGCTGCGTTCCTGAAAGATTGCGCGTTGGCTGTTGTTGTACTGGCGAATGTAATGGAAAGCGATGTTTGGGTAGAAGATGCTTCGATTGCTTCCATCTATATGCAATTGCAGGCTGAAGATTTGGGACTGGGCAGTTGTTGGTGCCAAATACGCAACCGGCAGATGGAAGACGATACGGACGCCGCGCAGTATGTGCGAGGACTTCTCGATGTACCTTACCAACTGGACGTTTTGTCCATCATCGGTATCGGATATAAGGATCAGGAACGTAAGCCGTTTGACGAATCGCATCTGCAATGGGAAAAGATACATCTCGGAACTTTCCGTATGCCAATTGAAAACGAACAGGGGAAAGTATGA